Proteins encoded by one window of Macaca mulatta isolate MMU2019108-1 chromosome 10, T2T-MMU8v2.0, whole genome shotgun sequence:
- the LOC711158 gene encoding ral-GDS-related protein-like — protein sequence MSNLLTNQPGAAVLSVQVHRAVLQGLWEENVSGTPGRTRVCTVLLRGQVCPFQDSTDGLGKAVYSITSTITSILFTWPLENSSVCYQPPQRSSFRIKLAFRNFAWPGLGVEDHQELVLGQLVLPEPNEAKPDDPAPPPGQHALTMPALEPAPPLLADVGPALEPESGAALGAPGYLYSAPGPAPGEGSPPATLLEPQSASESPSPSSGTVKNQLEEMPDITTFPPRLLAEQLTCMDVELFKKVELYECLGSIWGQRAKEGNEYVAPTVHATIAHFNRLTNCVTTSCLRNHGMTGRDRARVVEHWIKVARECLSLNNFSSVHAIVSALCSKPIHRLHETWAAVSSKSTKHLKQLCEKDTAVKRDLLIKAGSFKVATQERNPQRAQMRLRKQKKGVVPFLGDFLTELHRLDTAIPDDLDGNSNKRRKEVRVLQEMQLLQVAAMNYRLRPLEKFVTYFPRMEQLSDKESYKLSCQLEPESQ from the exons ATGAGCAACCTGCTCACAAATCAGCCTGGAGCTGCAGTCTTGAGTGTCCAGGTGCACAGGGCTGTGCTCCAGGGCCTTTGGGAAGAGAATGTCAGTGGGACACCGGGGCGCACAAGGGTCTGTACAGTCCTGCTGCGTGGCCAGGTCTGCCCCTTCCAGGACAGCACTGACGGCTTGGGGAAGG CTGTCTACTCCATCACCAGCACCATCACCTCCATTTTGTTCACCTGGCCCCTTGAAAACTCTTCAGTTTGCTATCAGCCCCCACAACGGTCATCTTTCCGGATAAAGCTGGCCTTCAGGAACTTCGCCTGGCCTGGACTGGGCGTGGAGGACCATCAGGAACTTGTCCTAGGCCAGTTGGTGCTTCCGGAGCCCAACGAGGCCAAGCCAGATG atcctgctccacctcctgggcaaCACGCATTAACAATGCCGGCCCTGGAGCCAGCACCACCACTGCTGGCGGACGTGGGGCCTGCTCTGGAACCAGAGTCAGGTGCAGCCCTGGGTGCACCAGGATATCTATATTCAGCACCAGGACCAGCACCAGGGGAAGGGTCCCCTCCAGCAACACTGCTGGAGCCACAGTCCGCCTCAGAGTCCCCCAGTCCCTCTTCTGGGACTGTGAAGAACCAACTTGAGGAGATGCCTGACATCACGACCTTCCCTCCCAGGCTGCTGGCAGAGCAGCTGACCTGCATGGATGTG GAGCTGTTCAAGAAGGTGGAGCTCTACGAATGCTTGGGCTCCATCTGGGGTCAACGAGCTAAGGAGGGGAATGAGTATGTGGCACCCACAGTTCATGCGACCATCGCACACTTCAACAGGCTCACCAACTGCGTCACCACCTCCTGCCTCAGGAACCATGGCATGACAGGCCGGGACAGGGCCAGGGTGGTGGAGCACTGGATCAAGGTGGCCAGG GAGTGCCTAAGCCTCAACAACTTCTCCTCGGTGCATGCCATCGTCTCTGCTCTGTGTAGCAAACCAATACATCGGCTACACGAGACATGGGCAGCAGTGTCCAG CAAAAGCACAAAACATCTAAAACAACTCTGCGAAAAAGACACTGCAGTGAAGAGGGACCTGCTGATCAAG GCGGGGAGCTTTAAGGTGGCCACCCAGGAGAGGAACCCCCAGAGAGCCCAGATGAGGCTGCGGAAGCAGAAGAAG GGAGTGGTCCCCTTCCTGGGAGATTTTCTGACTGAGTTACACAGATTGGATACGGCCATCCCAGACGATCTGGAT GGCAACAGCAACAAGAGGAGGAAG GAGGTCCGAGTTCTGCAGGAAATGCAGCTGCTCCAAGTGGCTGCCATGAATTACAGGCTTCGGCCTCTTGAGAAATTTGTCACCTATTTCCCAAGAATGGAGCAGCTCAGTGACAAGGAGAG CTACAAGCTGTCCTGCCAGCTGGAGCCCGAATCACAGTAG